A window of Aliarcobacter trophiarum LMG 25534 contains these coding sequences:
- a CDS encoding OadG family protein — protein MEALIQAIFSFLIIMGIVSTILLVIGFLLKAKGVTFVEFFPKKPEPLQPQQVIYNNVISQAPTNPYGIDARKVAAIMAAIEHHTKAKA, from the coding sequence GTGGAAGCCTTAATACAAGCAATATTTAGCTTTTTAATAATTATGGGAATAGTTTCAACTATTCTTTTGGTTATTGGATTTTTGCTAAAAGCAAAAGGGGTAACGTTTGTTGAGTTTTTTCCAAAAAAACCTGAACCTTTACAGCCTCAACAAGTGATTTACAATAATGTTATTTCTCAAGCACCAACAAATCCTTATGGAATTGATGCTAGAAAAGTAGCTGCAATTATGGCCGCGATTGAGCATCATACAAAGGCAAAGGCATAA
- a CDS encoding biotin/lipoyl-containing protein, whose protein sequence is MAKKYIDIMDTTFRDGFQSVFGGRVLMNDFFPAVEAARDAGITHFEFGGGARFQSLFFYLNENAFDMMDRFRQIVGPDANLQTLARGINTVMLDTGSRELIDLHAKLFAKHGTTTIRNFDALNDVQNLEYSAQCIKSHGLKHEAVVTLMDLPPNCFGAHDVAFYEKTLRNILDSGLPYDSICFKDASGTSSPNKVFETIKMARKLLGEKAHIRLHTHETAGVSVACYLAALEAGADGIDLAASPVSGGTSQPDILTMLHATKGMNYDLGGLEINKILKYEEVLADCLKDYFLPPEATQVSPLIPFSPMPGGALTANTQMMRDNGTLHKFPEVIKAMQEVVVKGGFGTSVTPVSQFYWQQAYANVMFGPWKQIAPGYGRMVLGYFGKTPVEADSEIIKLASEKLKLEPTTLNPLDIADKDPKKKIDVWRQRLEIENIPTTEENIFIAAACDEKGIAFLKGEAPLNVRKNEKKDEYNKKGENKMANGNYTVVVDGQRFNVSVFEGDVQNIQVAQSVQPVVQQVPVQTAPVTPAKPVYNGTEATAPVNGNVWKILVKEGDRVEKDQQIMILEAMKMEIDVVAPISGTISKILTEPSKAVEEGQTLAVIA, encoded by the coding sequence ATGGCAAAAAAATATATTGATATTATGGATACTACCTTTAGAGATGGATTTCAATCTGTTTTTGGTGGTAGAGTTTTAATGAATGATTTTTTCCCAGCAGTTGAAGCTGCTAGAGATGCTGGAATAACTCATTTTGAATTTGGTGGAGGAGCTAGGTTTCAGTCTTTATTTTTCTATCTAAATGAAAATGCATTCGATATGATGGATAGGTTTAGACAAATTGTAGGACCGGATGCAAACTTACAAACTTTAGCAAGAGGTATAAATACAGTTATGCTTGATACAGGAAGTAGAGAGCTAATTGACCTTCATGCTAAACTTTTTGCTAAACATGGAACTACAACTATAAGAAATTTTGATGCATTAAATGATGTACAAAATCTTGAATACTCTGCACAATGTATAAAAAGTCATGGTTTAAAACATGAAGCAGTTGTAACACTTATGGATTTGCCACCAAACTGTTTTGGAGCACATGATGTAGCTTTTTATGAGAAAACTTTAAGAAATATTTTGGATAGTGGTTTACCATATGACTCTATATGTTTTAAAGATGCAAGTGGTACAAGTAGTCCTAATAAAGTTTTTGAAACTATCAAGATGGCTAGAAAACTTTTGGGAGAGAAAGCTCATATTAGGCTTCATACTCACGAAACTGCTGGAGTTTCAGTTGCTTGTTATTTAGCAGCACTTGAAGCTGGAGCAGATGGAATAGATTTGGCAGCTTCTCCAGTTAGTGGAGGAACATCTCAACCAGATATTTTGACTATGCTTCATGCAACAAAAGGTATGAATTATGATTTAGGTGGTTTAGAAATAAATAAGATTCTAAAATATGAAGAGGTTTTAGCTGATTGCTTGAAAGATTATTTCCTTCCACCTGAAGCTACACAAGTTTCACCACTTATCCCATTTTCTCCAATGCCTGGAGGTGCTTTGACTGCAAATACTCAAATGATGAGAGACAATGGGACACTACATAAGTTCCCTGAAGTTATAAAAGCTATGCAGGAAGTTGTTGTTAAAGGTGGATTTGGTACAAGCGTAACTCCTGTATCTCAATTTTATTGGCAACAAGCATATGCAAATGTTATGTTTGGACCATGGAAGCAGATAGCTCCTGGGTATGGAAGAATGGTTTTAGGATATTTTGGTAAAACGCCAGTTGAAGCAGATAGTGAAATTATAAAACTAGCAAGTGAGAAATTAAAATTAGAACCAACAACTTTAAATCCTTTGGATATTGCAGATAAAGATCCGAAGAAAAAAATTGATGTTTGGAGACAAAGATTGGAGATTGAGAATATTCCTACAACTGAAGAGAATATTTTTATAGCAGCTGCTTGTGATGAGAAAGGTATTGCATTTTTAAAAGGTGAAGCACCTTTAAATGTAAGAAAAAATGAAAAAAAAGATGAATATAATAAAAAAGGAGAAAATAAAATGGCAAATGGTAACTATACAGTAGTAGTGGATGGACAAAGATTTAATGTATCGGTTTTTGAAGGAGATGTTCAAAATATTCAAGTTGCACAATCTGTTCAACCTGTAGTTCAACAAGTACCTGTACAAACAGCTCCAGTAACACCTGCAAAACCTGTTTATAATGGAACAGAAGCAACAGCACCTGTAAATGGAAATGTATGGAAAATCCTTGTTAAAGAGGGTGATAGAGTTGAAAAAGATCAGCAAATTATGATACTTGAAGCTATGAAAATGGAAATTGATGTAGTTGCTCCTATTTCTGGAACAATAAGCAAAATCCTAACAGAACCTTCAAAAGCAGTTGAAGAGGGTCAAACTCTAGCAGTTATAGCTTAA